The genomic interval GCAATAGTAAACAATATCAGCAATGTCTTCTGCGTGTAAAGGCACATATCCTTCATAAACTTTTTTAGCTTTATCTTCATCTCCTTTGAAACGAACAAGGGAAAATTCTGTCTCGGCTGCCCCGGGGTGTATTGCTGTAACTTTTATATTGTGCTTTAGTAAATCTATTCGCATACCTTTGCTAAGGGCATCCGTGGCATGTTTAGCTGCGCAGTACACATTTCCGTTTTCATAAACTTCCTTCCCGGCAATAGAGCCTATATTTATAATATGTCCTTTGTTTTTTCTGATCATATAGGGAACAATGGCTTTAGATACATACAGCAATCCCTTTACGTTAGTGTCAATCATGAAGTCAAAATCAACTAAATCTGCATCAGCAAAGTTGTCTCTGCCCATCGCGCCACCTGCATTGTTCACAAGCAGATCAATAAACTTCCATTCCTCTGGTATGCCAGTAACAACATAAGATACCTGATCTTTATCTGTTACATCAAAATCATAAGCCAGAACAGAGGTATTGTATCTGTCTTCAAGTTCTGATTTAAGTGCTTTTAGTCTTTCTTTGCGTCTTCCGGTAATGATACAATTCCATCCTTCGGATGCAAATTTCTCAGCTATTGCTTTTCCAAATCCTGATGTGGCACCCGTAACAAAAATTATTTTCTTCGTCATTTAGTTTACCTTTTTGTTTTTAAGCGCCATAATTCTTCTGAAAGACTCTTCAATTCTGCTCTCTTTGATTTCTCCTGACTTGACAAGCTTTTTGATGATGTTATGGATTTGAGTTGCAGTAATCCTGTCATCAAGGTGAACATTGTTACCAAAAAGTAAGATATCGACTCCTGCATTTATGGAAAGTTTTATAGCGTTTTCAAGTCCATAGTTTTTACTAATGGCATTCATTTGCATGTCATCTGAGAATACAACTCCGTCAAACTGAAGTAAATCTCTCAGGATATCATTGATAATAGGTTTGGATAGAGTTGCAGGAAGGCATGAAGTGTCCAGGTGGCAATTAATAATATGTGCAGTCATCACGGCATCACAATTCCCTGATCTGATAATATCTCTGTATGGCCAGAGCTCCATAATTTTCCACTGATTGGTGATGTCTACTATTCCCAGGTGAGAATCCAGAGAAGAACTTCCATGGCCAGGAAAGTGCTTTAAAATGGTTTTTACCCCAAACTCATGGTGCCCTTCAATGCTTAATAAGGCTTGTTCAGTCACAATTTGAGGATTTGCAGAGTAACTTCTTCCGACTTTATAGATTACGGGATTTTCTTTATTAAGGCCGAGATCCACATCAGGTGCGAAATTGAGATTTATGCCCAGTTCTTTAAGCTCTTTTGCGAGGTTTCTGGTATAAAATAATGTTGAATCCGGATTGTTAAGATTTCCAAGGTATTGGGCGGAAGGCATTTTTACAAACCCATACTTTTCTTTTAGTCTGTGTACTTTCCCACCTTCTTCATCAATGGTGACGAAAAGAGGAATAGGAGTTTCAGTCTGAAGATCTGCAATCAATTTTTTTAGAGTCTCTGCAGACTTTGTTTTACTTATATTTTTTTCAAAAATAATAACGGAACCAATTTTACCAGCGTTTAATTCTTTTCTTATAGAGTCATTTGTAGGTAAGACCGTCCTGTCATTTAATCCGACAAGGATCATTTGTCCGATCATAATATTAAGACTGTCGTCTCTTAATTGTTTGGATCTCGTTTTGACTGTTTCGACAGGTGTGCTCTGCGTTTGTAAAGATTTTTCCTTTGTTTTACAGGAAATGAGAATTGTAAATAGTAAAAATAAAATTCTGATTTTCATTGTGATAATAGTGATTATAGCAAGTATCATTCTTCTAAAACCAATAGAACTACCTGCTGTTTGTCAAAGATAAGAATCTTTAGCTATTAAATAAGTTGTAAATTGGGCAGGAAAAAATAAGCGGAAAAGAATATGATTAAAGCTGTGATCTTTGATATGGATGGAATCCTTATTGATTCAGAGCCTCTGTGGAAAATTGCAGAAAAGAAAGCATTTGCCAAAGTCGGCATTATTATGACCACAGAAATGTGCAATCTTACAATGGGATACAGAATTAATGAGGTCACTGACTATTGGTATGAAAGAAGACCCTGGGAGGGAAAAACCAAAGATGAAGTGACTGAAGACATCATTCAAACTGTAATTGATGAAATTAAGGCTAAGGGAAATGAGCTTAAAGGGGTAAAGCGTTCCTTGAAACTGTTAAAGGAACAAAACTATAAAATGGCACTTGCCTCATCTTCTGCAATGAGGATCATTAATATAGTGGTAGATAAACTCGAGATAAGGGAGTATTTTGATGCAATTTGCTCGGCAGAAACGGAACCTTTTGGTAAACCTCATCCGGCTGTATTTATCACTGCTGCCGAAAAACTTAGGATTGCCCCCCATCAGTGTCTTGTCATAGAAGATTCCGTAAATGGGGTGATAGCAGGCAAAGCAGCCAGAATGAAAGTCGTGGCCATACCTGATGAAAGCCTTTCGGGAGACAAAAGATTTATCATAGCGGATTCAATCTTGAAGGATCTCGATCATTTAACTTTGGATTTGATCGAGAGCTTTTCTTAATAAGGCTGATGCCTTCGCTTAATGCGAAGGCATCAGTAGACGTAGAGTTGCTATTCTTGCATTTCAAGCACCTCAATATTTTTCTTCATTCCTCTTACCTCCGTAATCCCAATAATAAATACTGCAAAGTTGGCAAGTAAACCCGGGTTCATAATTCGGTTACCTATTTCTTGTGCCATTGCCTTACTACCTTCCCTTGCTTCTGCTTTTCCCTTTTCGTCTGACATAGCCTGAATGCAGGCGCATTCACAGCTTTTAGCTCTTGCTACTGATACGCTGAAGTTTAATAATTTTCTTTCAAGCTTGGGAATCATTTTAGCTAATGTCCCCAGGACAGGAGATAAATAGAAAATATCCTTCTCTAGCTGGACAATAGCAACAGAAAGAATTTGATTTATTTTGAAATAATCTTTACTAAGATTGATAATCTCTTTACCTGGTGATATAACTACACAGGTATTAGAAAGGTCATAATTAACGTGTGCATTTACTCCTAGCAGCAGGTGCTGAAGGATGGTATGTTTCTTTTTTCCAGTTTCAAAGGCATTAAACCAGGGACTGTCAGACTCAAGGGTATTATTATGATATTTTTCATAAGCATCAAGGTAAAAGTTGGCAAAAACCCTTATGAACTCAGTCATACGCACATTATCTTCAAACTCTTTATTCTCTATTGCACTTCTTATCCTGATGGAAATACTTTTGTAAAATGCTGCAAAGTACGGCATTTCTATTCCTGCTTTTCTCACAAGAAGCTATTATTTTATCCAGTTTTGTTAAGGCAGATTCAATAGGTTGATCTTTTATAGGACTACTTTCTAAAAACATAGGCTATAATGAATTTTGATTGAAAGTATAAATTTTTGTAATGAATGCAAAATTTATCACTTGTATCTGTTTGAAATTGAGTGGTTATGGAAAGGATGTGAACAGTCGGATCAGGGGAGTGTTAAAATAATAGAGATTGAACTATTGGAGGGTAGAAGATATGTTAAATAATGTTCCGGTATTAACAACGTTACCGGCCACTGACATAAACAGGGCTAAGGAGTTTTACGAAGATAAACTTGGATTAACGATCGAGGAATTTTATGAGGACATGATGGTGTTGGACGCCAATGGTGTTAAAATTACAGTTTATGAAAGGCCAAAGCCGACTAAAGCGGATCACACTGTGATGACGTTTGAGGTGAAGGATATCGAAAATGAGATCAATGATCTCAAAAACAAAGGTATAGTCTTTGAAGATTACGATATGCCTGACTTAAATCTGAAAACCAATAAAAATCATGTGGCTGTCATGGAAAATGACAAAGCTGCCTGGTTTAAGGATTCTGAAGGCAATATCCTTTGTCTACATGAGACGCTTGTGAAATAATTTCGATTGAAGGGTGCTGTTTTAGTTTCATACTAATAAATACAGGTAGTTCATTGACACGCATGAACTACCTGTTCAATTTTTTTAAGCTGAAAGTTGAAAGTAGATCTCTTTATTTAAAACTTAAAAGGTTTAATTCTTCTCTCTATTAAAAAAAAGAAGGATTTATGATGAAATTATTTCTTACTTCTTATCCAGAAGTGCATCTGCTGCTAATATCAGAAACAGATAATCTGTTGTGCCGCCTCCTAGTACATATTCCGTTTGTTGCCATAAATAAGGCCATTCCAGAAGTTCTGGGTAATCTGGTCTGATTAATGCAGTTCCGGAAGCAATTCCTCCTGGTATATATGACCAGTCATCTCTGTTAAATCCATATGCTACCGTCAATGATTTTGATCCTATACCTGAGGCAAAGGAGGAAGTGTTAGATCCCGGATGACAACCAAGAATAAAGTTCATAGCATGAAGCATATAAGTATCAGGAAATATATCAGGATATGATGTGTGCAGGAAATATTGCTGAACACCAAAGTTCTGTATACCCCAACCTGCTCCCCAGATATATGGCTCATATGGTATGCCATAAGGATTTTTCTTTTCCTGCTCATCGACCTTCGCGCGGAATGCTTTCACAGCTTTAAGTATATTCTCTTTATATTTTTTATTGTTTATAAGAGAAAAACTTCTCCCAATGACATAACCTGTCTGCTCAATATTCTTGCTGATAAGATGTGTGTGGGCAATAAGAAAGTCAGCATACTTTTTATCTTTCGTTGTAATCAATAATTCATTTGCCAGTTTAACTCGATGTAAGGGATCGCTTTCTTTGGTCCTGTTCCATAATTCCAGGGCTATAGCAAGACTTTTTGCTGCAAGGGTGTCGTTAAATCCTTTCATAACTCTTGAGGCAGAAGCCAAGGCGGCGGCAGTATTAAGCTCTCTTTCCGGATTGTTTTCCGTAAATACCCATCGGTCGTCTGCAGATCCGGGATACCCCACTTTAGGTTCTGTTGTTGAAATATTGTTCACATAATTCCTGTTATCTGTCATGTTTGCCGGATCACCGAGCAAAACATACTGTCTTAGTGTCGGGCATATAATGCCTCTGTATAATCTTCCTAAAGATTCATATCCTCCTACGATGGATAATAGTCCATGCTCTATCTGCTGAAGCATATCCGCTTTTCCATCTGGCTGATGGATTTCAATTATTTTATTCACCTGATCTATGCTTGTATTGTCATAGTTTGTTTTGAAGAGTTCGTATGCAAGCGAAAGGCCATGAACTGTTTCAGCCTGAGATTCTATTCTTAGGTCAAAGTCTCCGGCATCATGCCAGCCTCCTCTGTTAAGTCCGTTCACTCTGTCTCCTGAAGCATGTTTGCATAATGTAGAGTTTCCCTGTAAATAGCCATCGAAGTGATTTGAATCCGTTGGCGCCATACGAGCATCATCAAGGTGACAGAAGCCATGCCATACTTTGTACCTGTCATTAACCTTCATATGACACATCTGAGCAGGCAGAAATGTCTCCAGTGTTGGCTGCCATACATTTCTCTTGAATACATTTTTACTGATCTGAAATGGTTCTGTAGTATAGTTATTGTATTTTACTACATACATGCCTGGCTGCTGAACTGAAGTAAAATCAAATTTCAGGTATTTGTAACGGATGAATTTTCCCCAGTCATTAGGAGTTGTTTCCATGACTTTTAGCATTGCTCCGTTTTCTCCGATACGATAAAGTGTTACAGGGAATCTTTGGGTTTCTGAAGCATCAAGCTCTACTACCGCTACTTTTTGTTGAGCTGGATGGTAACCTACTTGTGAGACCTGGACTACAGGTTCATATTTCCATCCTGCTATAGCATGCGGAGTGATAAGCCATTCAATGGCATTACTTGAAGCTCCTTCGGGAACCAGAGACCTTACTACAAACCAGCCATTGTTATGCTGGGCTCTTCCATCTATAAGCTGAAGTTTATTGCCTTTAAGATTTTCAATAACCAACCTCTGGCGGTCAGATTCCGGAGCAACTACAAGTTTGGAACCTTCTGCCATAGGAGTGGTCTGGTATTGCTTATCCTGGTCTATAAAACCCGGTCCATTGAGCTGCCTTGGAAATATGCCAAAGCTTTGATCCATGTAATATGATTTGCCAAAAAGTATACCTGGAAACAATTCAAAATTAAACCCTACTTTGCCTATCCATTCTTTTGGTAATGGATTATCTAAGTCCACAATCACTCTGACAGCTTTGCCTTCCGGTTTGATTTTTAATGTATAGGAAAAATTAAGGTCCGGATAGATGATAGGATTAAAACCTTTTTTATTCTTTTCCTGATCCGGGTATTCCATACGGACACTGATTTCGTTTTTATTTCTGTCCACTATGCGTTTGCCAACTTTGGGAACGGGCTGCCACTGGCCGGGAGTAGGCTCAAGTCTTAAATCGCCGTTGGTGCCTATTCTAAGGCCATTTTGAATAATGCCAACTCCTCCCTGATGACTTTCAGGATAGAAGTCATGAGCCAGCATTACATTGAGGCCTGTCATTTCAAGATATTCAAGGTCATTTATTTTTAAAGTTTCCTGTTGGGCTTTGGAAGAATTGGAAATGATAATAAATGAAAAAAAGAAAAGACGGTAAACTAATTTATTCATTCGTATTTAATTGTTGATTATGTTAAAAGACCTATAAGGCTTATCCCTTATAGGTCTTGTAGAACTTTACTTTAATTGGTTTGTAAATGTATTAAGACCTCGCCCTAAATCCCTACCCTGAAGGAGAGAGACATTAATGTATATGTTATTAGCAACATCTATTTAAAATCTCGGAATCTATTCGTCGACTATTACCCTTCTATTTCAGGAGAGGGGCCAGGGATGAGGTGTATTAATTTGATATGAGATTAAATATCTGATTCTATACTATTACTCATTTTCATTATTAAGTATAATGCTACTTTTCTCGTTCATAAATGCCTCAATAGAAAGTGTCAGATATGCAAGAGGTGCGTTCCAGTTAATGGCAATTTCATTTGAAGCATAGCTGCATACATGATCCATATATGCTTTAGCCGGAAGTGAAGAGGAATAGTTGGATCCAGGGCAATCACCTTGGTCCTGCATCTGAGGATTTGGGCCGCCTGCAAGGAATCCAGGAATAGGCTCTTCAATACCATCAGCTTGTGATGGACGATGGTGAGGATACATAGTAGATTTCTTTCCAAATCCTGTTACATATGAATAACCTGTCCCGTTTCTTCCAAGCAGATAATCAAGAGAAGAAATTGCAGCATTTAAATACGCATGATTTTTAGTAAGACTATATGCCTGTAGCAATATCACCCCTTGATTGGCCGCAAATGAATTACTACCCCAGGTAAAGTGTCCTTTGTTTTGCCCCATCGGAACGCCAAATGCAGATTCATTCAGTGCATGATTCTTGTAGCTGTCAGCTAGTTTAAGGAGTACATTTTTAACAGCTTCAAGGTCCGGAGTTTTAGAATAGCGGCAAAGGGATATCAGTCCAAGTGTATTTACAGATTGCCAATCCGGAAGGTTAAAGGATGTCAGGTTTTCTTTTACTTTGGCATTTTGGTAATACACCGGATCACCAGTAGATACAAACAATTCTATATTAGCCCACTGAAATTCGTCTGCTACGTTTTTGTCGTCATAAGCTCCTGTAACAATAGCAGGGCTTTTCTCACTGATTTTAGCCTGATCATATAATACGGAAGGATTTTTAGTTGCCCATTCCATAGCTTTTTTGCTGGCATACAGGCATTTCTCAGAGAATTTAGGAAGTTCTTTTTTATACTTGTTGAAAACTCTTGCAGCCTGCGCCATCACAGCAGCAAAGTCGAGTGTAGCAGCAGTTGTTTTTTCAACAACATATCTTTTCTGATCTGCTTCGTGTGGCATTATAAAACCATCAAAGTTCGGATTGGTCAGTTTGTGATAAACTCCCCCGTCGGCGTCCTGCATGGTAAGCATCCATTTGATGTTATATAAAGCTTCATCAAGAATATCAGGAATTTTATTACTGCTTTCCGGAATATTAAGCTTTAAAGTATCGAAATATTCAGGATTATGTTCGTAGGCAGCCAATAAGGTATAAGTTGAAATACCAGAATTGACTATATATTTATTATAATCACCAGCATCATACCACCCTCCAGGAGAAGATATTACAGATCCTGCAGGCCTTTTGTCTGTTTGGGCGGAAGGGTGAATGTATACAACAGTATCAGGATGCCCTTCTTTTCTCGCAAATTTGCCTGCATATTTTTTTTGAATAGGAGTGGAGGCTCTTTGATAATAAAATGCTTTTACAGAAGCTTTACCAAGATCCTGATGTACTTTTTTGTTTACTTCAAATGAATGAGAGTTTCCGAGGCCTGGAATATACAAATGATACTTCCCTTCTTTTTTAAGACCTGAAAAATCTGCTTTACTGGCTGTTTCCTCAGAAAATTCCCATTTGCTTCCTTTTTTCAGGTTTCCTTTAAATGCAGTATCTTTTTTCGCTTCATCGATGACGAAAAATTTTGTCGCATCGGAATTGACAACAATTGCTACTTTGGATGCTCCTGGATAAAATCCAACCTGATTTAAACGAATGTCGTCAGTACTTTTTTGCGAAAATGCAGTTGTGTTTCCTAAAGACAGGATTGCGAGTAAGCCAACTGCAGTGGTTGAAAATTGCTTTCCTCTTAACGTTTTTCTTTTCATTTGAGTGGTTTTATGTGATCAATGAGATTATTATTCTCTATTTTATTCAAATTACCTAATATTATGGTGCCTTGTCAAGCACTAAAGATACACAAGGCATTGGTATACAAGAATTAGTCGTAAATGATTGGGCACATAGTAACCAAAATCATGAATCTATGTTTGTAAAAAGATGATATTTATGTGAAGAAAATGATTTCACTGAGGCGGTTAAATCACCTTTAAAAACTTCAGTTTTTTATATTAAAGTTTTCAACAAACAGGTTTGTCGGTTAAAATTTCAAGATTTAATAAGGTTATTGTATAATGGCGATAGGCAAAACGAGGGTTATTGTTATTGGAGCAGGAGCTACTGGAATTATTTGTGCCAGAGAATTATCCAATAGGGGGTTTTTAGTAACAGTCCTGGAAGCAAAAGATTATGTTGGAGGTAGGGCACATTCCATTCATCCGGAGTCTTTTTCCCATCCAATTGAAACAGGGGCAGAATTTATCCATGGAGATCTTCCGATTACAAAAAGTCTTGTCAGGGAAGCCGGACTGTCCATTATAAAAGTAGAGGGACAATCCTGGCACAGGTATAATGGCAAATTATCAACTTCTCAATATTTTATAGAAGAATGGGACCTGCTGATGGAAAAGTTGCAGGCCCTTGAGCAAGATATTTCAATTGGCGAATTTCTAAAAAAAGAATTTTCAGATTCCCGATTTGATGCTCTTCGAAGGTCAGTAGTTTCATTTGTGGAAGGTTATGATGCAGCTTCGGTTTCAAATGCAAGCGCTTTTGCACTCAGAGAAGAATGGTTGAATGAAGATTTTGATGCCCAATACAGAATAGAAGGAGGATATTCAAAATTAATGAATTACATTAAAACTGAATGCGATAAGAATGGTGTCAGATTTTCTTTTTCAGAAGAAGTAACGAATATTCAATGGGATGTCAATAAAGTGCTTGTCCGGACAAAAGCAGGTAAATTTTATGAATCTGAAAAAGTAATCATAACCATTCCGATAGGGGTATTGCAATCTGAAAATACAATTCTTTTTAAACCTGAAATAAAAGACCGGTTTGAAGCTATTCACAAATTAGGTTATGGATCTGTAGTAAAGTTTTTAATAGAATTCAAAGAAAAGTTCTGGGAAACTTTAGATCCTCTTAATGATGGTATAGGCTTGAAAAAAATGGGATTCTTTTTTTCTGATGCTTCCATTCCTACCTGGTGGACCCAATATCCCACAGATAGCACTCTTTTAACGGGCTGGCTTGCAGGTCCTAGTGCCGAAGCAAATAAACATAAAAGAGAAGAAGCGAGATTAACTGAAGCAGTGAAGGCTTTAGCATATATATTCGGTTTTAGTGAGGATCAAATTAGAAGTAAAATAAAAGCCTGGAGAATTATCAACTGGACAGAAGATGTTTATTCAAAAGGAGCATATACTTATCCTACTGTAGAAGCTCCTCAAGCGCGCAAACAATTGATCCTACCAGTTAAAGATGTTATCTATTTTGCAGGAGAAGGATTGTATGAAGGGCCAGAAGGGGGAACGGTGGAAGCAGCGTTCAGAAGCGGATTGAAAACAGCTTCTGAGTTAAAAGTTGAAAGTTAAAAGTTGAAAGTTAAAAGTCTTTCAACTTTTAACTTTCAACTTCCCACTTTCTAAACGGATTCTTAGAAAGATTCGAATTAAAATATCTTTCATCTCCACTTACCTCTTTGTCAATCCAGGCAGGAAGTGTGAATTTTTCGTCAATGGAGTTCAGTTCAATTTCAGCAATAATAAGGCCTTCATTGTCTCCGCTGAACACATCCACTTCCCATAGCTTTCCATCATAAACGATTTCATGCCTTACCTTTTCAATGCAATTGGAGGCAAACAGGTTTAGGAGTTCATTGGCATCTTCTATAGGAATTTCATATTCAAATTCAGCTCTGGCTATTCCTTCTGTTTTTCCTTTGATAGTCAAAAAACTTTTACCTTCTGCAACCCTTACTCTTATTGTCTTTCCAGGGTCTGTAGAGATATATCCCTGTTTAAGATAAGAAGCTTTTCCCTTGGCAGCATTTTTCCAGATGTCTTTTTTTATTAAAAATTTTCTTTCTATTTCTTGTCCCATTTATATATTAAACCTTCTATTTAACTGAACAGTAAAGATAAGTTAAAATAGATCTGTTTTTTTTATTATGAAATTCTTTGATTCTCTTCATCCCTAATTTTTCCGCGACCTTTATTGATGCAGCATGATTAAAAGGCATGTTTGCATAAAGTCGGTCAATGTTTAATTCATTAAAACCAAAGTCCATTGCAGCTTTTGCAGCTTCAAATCCCAAACCTGTACTCCAGAATGGCGCATAAATGATGTATCCAAGGTCATGCACCAGAATATTGTCTGTTTCAAGCTTTAATATCCCGCAGTCTCCGATAAGA from Sporocytophaga myxococcoides carries:
- a CDS encoding GNAT family N-acetyltransferase, whose protein sequence is MIVLQTDRLIIKEYKPEYLNLAYKVFSDPQTMAFWPAPLSINETQRWIDRSMQSYKDNGFGRYAIYLKNTNHLIGDCGILKLETDNILVHDLGYIIYAPFWSTGLGFEAAKAAMDFGFNELNIDRLYANMPFNHAASIKVAEKLGMKRIKEFHNKKNRSILTYLYCSVK
- a CDS encoding glycoside hydrolase family 3 protein, translating into MKIRILFLLFTILISCKTKEKSLQTQSTPVETVKTRSKQLRDDSLNIMIGQMILVGLNDRTVLPTNDSIRKELNAGKIGSVIIFEKNISKTKSAETLKKLIADLQTETPIPLFVTIDEEGGKVHRLKEKYGFVKMPSAQYLGNLNNPDSTLFYTRNLAKELKELGINLNFAPDVDLGLNKENPVIYKVGRSYSANPQIVTEQALLSIEGHHEFGVKTILKHFPGHGSSSLDSHLGIVDITNQWKIMELWPYRDIIRSGNCDAVMTAHIINCHLDTSCLPATLSKPIINDILRDLLQFDGVVFSDDMQMNAISKNYGLENAIKLSINAGVDILLFGNNVHLDDRITATQIHNIIKKLVKSGEIKESRIEESFRRIMALKNKKVN
- a CDS encoding DUF5995 family protein; amino-acid sequence: MRKAGIEMPYFAAFYKSISIRIRSAIENKEFEDNVRMTEFIRVFANFYLDAYEKYHNNTLESDSPWFNAFETGKKKHTILQHLLLGVNAHVNYDLSNTCVVISPGKEIINLSKDYFKINQILSVAIVQLEKDIFYLSPVLGTLAKMIPKLERKLLNFSVSVARAKSCECACIQAMSDEKGKAEAREGSKAMAQEIGNRIMNPGLLANFAVFIIGITEVRGMKKNIEVLEMQE
- a CDS encoding SDR family NAD(P)-dependent oxidoreductase, giving the protein MTKKIIFVTGATSGFGKAIAEKFASEGWNCIITGRRKERLKALKSELEDRYNTSVLAYDFDVTDKDQVSYVVTGIPEEWKFIDLLVNNAGGAMGRDNFADADLVDFDFMIDTNVKGLLYVSKAIVPYMIRKNKGHIINIGSIAGKEVYENGNVYCAAKHATDALSKGMRIDLLKHNIKVTAIHPGAAETEFSLVRFKGDEDKAKKVYEGYVPLHAEDIADIVYYCASLPDHVCINDLVVTPTAQANSYHLVKSGKHKA
- a CDS encoding flavin monoamine oxidase family protein, whose translation is MAIGKTRVIVIGAGATGIICARELSNRGFLVTVLEAKDYVGGRAHSIHPESFSHPIETGAEFIHGDLPITKSLVREAGLSIIKVEGQSWHRYNGKLSTSQYFIEEWDLLMEKLQALEQDISIGEFLKKEFSDSRFDALRRSVVSFVEGYDAASVSNASAFALREEWLNEDFDAQYRIEGGYSKLMNYIKTECDKNGVRFSFSEEVTNIQWDVNKVLVRTKAGKFYESEKVIITIPIGVLQSENTILFKPEIKDRFEAIHKLGYGSVVKFLIEFKEKFWETLDPLNDGIGLKKMGFFFSDASIPTWWTQYPTDSTLLTGWLAGPSAEANKHKREEARLTEAVKALAYIFGFSEDQIRSKIKAWRIINWTEDVYSKGAYTYPTVEAPQARKQLILPVKDVIYFAGEGLYEGPEGGTVEAAFRSGLKTASELKVES
- a CDS encoding glycoside hydrolase family 9 protein translates to MKRKTLRGKQFSTTAVGLLAILSLGNTTAFSQKSTDDIRLNQVGFYPGASKVAIVVNSDATKFFVIDEAKKDTAFKGNLKKGSKWEFSEETASKADFSGLKKEGKYHLYIPGLGNSHSFEVNKKVHQDLGKASVKAFYYQRASTPIQKKYAGKFARKEGHPDTVVYIHPSAQTDKRPAGSVISSPGGWYDAGDYNKYIVNSGISTYTLLAAYEHNPEYFDTLKLNIPESSNKIPDILDEALYNIKWMLTMQDADGGVYHKLTNPNFDGFIMPHEADQKRYVVEKTTAATLDFAAVMAQAARVFNKYKKELPKFSEKCLYASKKAMEWATKNPSVLYDQAKISEKSPAIVTGAYDDKNVADEFQWANIELFVSTGDPVYYQNAKVKENLTSFNLPDWQSVNTLGLISLCRYSKTPDLEAVKNVLLKLADSYKNHALNESAFGVPMGQNKGHFTWGSNSFAANQGVILLQAYSLTKNHAYLNAAISSLDYLLGRNGTGYSYVTGFGKKSTMYPHHRPSQADGIEEPIPGFLAGGPNPQMQDQGDCPGSNYSSSLPAKAYMDHVCSYASNEIAINWNAPLAYLTLSIEAFMNEKSSIILNNENE
- a CDS encoding glycoside hydrolase family 9 protein, coding for MNKLVYRLFFFSFIIISNSSKAQQETLKINDLEYLEMTGLNVMLAHDFYPESHQGGVGIIQNGLRIGTNGDLRLEPTPGQWQPVPKVGKRIVDRNKNEISVRMEYPDQEKNKKGFNPIIYPDLNFSYTLKIKPEGKAVRVIVDLDNPLPKEWIGKVGFNFELFPGILFGKSYYMDQSFGIFPRQLNGPGFIDQDKQYQTTPMAEGSKLVVAPESDRQRLVIENLKGNKLQLIDGRAQHNNGWFVVRSLVPEGASSNAIEWLITPHAIAGWKYEPVVQVSQVGYHPAQQKVAVVELDASETQRFPVTLYRIGENGAMLKVMETTPNDWGKFIRYKYLKFDFTSVQQPGMYVVKYNNYTTEPFQISKNVFKRNVWQPTLETFLPAQMCHMKVNDRYKVWHGFCHLDDARMAPTDSNHFDGYLQGNSTLCKHASGDRVNGLNRGGWHDAGDFDLRIESQAETVHGLSLAYELFKTNYDNTSIDQVNKIIEIHQPDGKADMLQQIEHGLLSIVGGYESLGRLYRGIICPTLRQYVLLGDPANMTDNRNYVNNISTTEPKVGYPGSADDRWVFTENNPERELNTAAALASASRVMKGFNDTLAAKSLAIALELWNRTKESDPLHRVKLANELLITTKDKKYADFLIAHTHLISKNIEQTGYVIGRSFSLINNKKYKENILKAVKAFRAKVDEQEKKNPYGIPYEPYIWGAGWGIQNFGVQQYFLHTSYPDIFPDTYMLHAMNFILGCHPGSNTSSFASGIGSKSLTVAYGFNRDDWSYIPGGIASGTALIRPDYPELLEWPYLWQQTEYVLGGGTTDYLFLILAADALLDKK
- a CDS encoding CYTH domain-containing protein; its protein translation is MGQEIERKFLIKKDIWKNAAKGKASYLKQGYISTDPGKTIRVRVAEGKSFLTIKGKTEGIARAEFEYEIPIEDANELLNLFASNCIEKVRHEIVYDGKLWEVDVFSGDNEGLIIAEIELNSIDEKFTLPAWIDKEVSGDERYFNSNLSKNPFRKWEVES
- the hxpB gene encoding hexitol phosphatase HxpB; this translates as MIKAVIFDMDGILIDSEPLWKIAEKKAFAKVGIIMTTEMCNLTMGYRINEVTDYWYERRPWEGKTKDEVTEDIIQTVIDEIKAKGNELKGVKRSLKLLKEQNYKMALASSSAMRIINIVVDKLEIREYFDAICSAETEPFGKPHPAVFITAAEKLRIAPHQCLVIEDSVNGVIAGKAARMKVVAIPDESLSGDKRFIIADSILKDLDHLTLDLIESFS
- a CDS encoding VOC family protein; the encoded protein is MLNNVPVLTTLPATDINRAKEFYEDKLGLTIEEFYEDMMVLDANGVKITVYERPKPTKADHTVMTFEVKDIENEINDLKNKGIVFEDYDMPDLNLKTNKNHVAVMENDKAAWFKDSEGNILCLHETLVK